A DNA window from Comamonas fluminis contains the following coding sequences:
- a CDS encoding acyl-CoA dehydrogenase family protein, which translates to MNAALNLPELVRGLAADFAQRAAAHDRDASFPFENFADLHASGLLNLAAPVALGGQGATLAQLSDVIGAIGRGDPATGLVLIMQFTQHRGLGRQGNRWPRELAQKVVRDAVEKGALINALRVEPELGSPARGGLPATIARRTPEGWRVSGRKLYSTGSPILSWYALWTRTDEEQPRVGYLLVPAGLAGISIEETWDHLGLRASGSHDVVFDDVLVPQENAVDLRLPNEWVGADPQAQAELAVLISALYTGVAEAARDWLLEFLHARKPSSLGASLASLPRAQEHVGRIEGLLLNNRRLIAGLASDLDGGALPLANEAGLIKSLCTNNAVQAVEIAQSLTSNHGLTRHNPLERHWRDVLCGRIHTPQDDSVWVAAGRKALGL; encoded by the coding sequence ATGAACGCTGCCTTGAACCTGCCGGAGCTGGTGCGCGGTCTGGCTGCTGATTTTGCACAGCGTGCTGCAGCACATGATCGAGATGCCAGTTTTCCATTTGAGAACTTTGCGGATCTGCATGCCTCTGGATTATTGAATCTGGCCGCACCTGTCGCCCTGGGCGGACAAGGGGCAACACTGGCGCAGCTCAGCGATGTGATTGGCGCCATTGGTCGAGGTGATCCGGCCACGGGGCTGGTGCTCATCATGCAATTCACGCAGCACCGTGGGCTGGGGCGCCAAGGCAATCGCTGGCCTAGAGAGCTGGCTCAGAAAGTAGTGCGGGATGCTGTTGAAAAAGGTGCGTTGATCAATGCCTTGCGTGTAGAGCCAGAGCTGGGATCGCCTGCTCGCGGGGGATTGCCGGCCACGATTGCGCGGCGAACCCCCGAGGGTTGGCGCGTTTCCGGGCGAAAGCTGTATTCCACGGGCTCTCCTATCCTGAGCTGGTATGCGCTGTGGACTCGTACTGATGAGGAGCAGCCAAGGGTTGGCTATCTGCTGGTGCCTGCAGGTCTTGCTGGTATCAGCATTGAGGAGACCTGGGACCATCTGGGCTTGCGTGCCAGCGGAAGTCATGATGTGGTGTTCGACGATGTACTGGTGCCGCAGGAGAATGCGGTAGACCTGCGTTTGCCCAATGAATGGGTGGGTGCGGACCCGCAGGCGCAAGCCGAGCTTGCCGTGCTGATTTCGGCGCTCTACACCGGTGTTGCAGAAGCTGCCCGTGACTGGCTGCTGGAGTTCCTGCATGCACGCAAGCCGTCTTCCTTGGGGGCGTCATTGGCGAGCTTGCCGCGTGCGCAGGAGCATGTAGGGCGAATTGAAGGCTTGCTGCTGAATAATCGTCGCCTGATTGCAGGTCTGGCCTCTGATCTCGACGGCGGCGCTTTGCCTTTGGCAAACGAAGCGGGCTTGATCAAGAGCCTTTGCACCAACAATGCCGTTCAGGCAGTAGAAATTGCGCAATCACTGACCAGCAATCACGGGCTGACTCGCCATAACCCCTTGGAGCGTCATTGGCGCGATGTGCTTTGCGGGCGGATTCATACCCCGCAGGACGACAGTGTGTGGGTGGCTGCAGGGCGCAAGGCTTTGGGGCTCTGA
- a CDS encoding ABC transporter ATP-binding protein: MVVIQSRAEGAAAELEQVGARIEINAVSHWFGDAAKRLQVLDELSLSIAPGEFVALLGPSGCGKSSLLRLVAGLERPVAGEISHDDVRVEDPDPSRLLVFQDPTLFPWRTVRDNVLLGLQARGLQKQHAERVDQALALVGLQDFAQAFPHQLSGGMAQRAALARALVNDPELLILDEPLGKLDSLTRLSMQTEILQLWQRQKFSVLMVTHDVEEALFLAQRVVVLSERPARIRAVLNNDLPYPRQRSHPKLTELRHQALTLLGLDASW, translated from the coding sequence ATGGTAGTGATTCAAAGCCGTGCAGAAGGTGCAGCGGCGGAGCTGGAGCAGGTCGGCGCGCGTATTGAAATCAATGCAGTCAGTCACTGGTTTGGCGATGCTGCAAAACGGCTTCAGGTGCTCGATGAGCTGTCGCTGAGTATTGCGCCTGGTGAGTTTGTCGCCTTGCTGGGGCCCAGTGGTTGCGGTAAATCCAGTTTGCTGCGCCTGGTTGCTGGGCTAGAGCGGCCGGTGGCAGGCGAAATCAGCCATGATGATGTGCGGGTAGAGGATCCAGATCCATCGCGCCTGCTGGTTTTTCAGGACCCGACGCTCTTCCCATGGCGTACGGTCCGAGACAATGTCCTGTTGGGCCTGCAGGCCAGAGGTTTGCAGAAGCAGCATGCAGAACGTGTTGACCAAGCGCTGGCGCTGGTGGGCTTGCAGGACTTTGCGCAGGCATTTCCTCACCAGTTGTCTGGCGGTATGGCTCAGCGTGCTGCGCTGGCCAGAGCGCTGGTCAACGACCCGGAGCTGTTGATTCTCGATGAGCCGTTGGGCAAGCTGGATTCGCTGACCCGGTTGAGCATGCAGACAGAGATTCTTCAGCTCTGGCAGCGTCAAAAATTTTCGGTGCTGATGGTGACCCACGATGTGGAGGAAGCGCTTTTCCTCGCCCAGCGTGTGGTGGTGCTGTCGGAGCGTCCGGCACGCATCAGGGCAGTGCTCAACAACGACTTGCCTTACCCTCGCCAGCGCAGTCATCCGAAGTTGACTGAGCTGCGTCATCAAGCGCTCACGCTGCTGGGGCTGGATGCAAGCTGGTAA
- a CDS encoding LLM class flavin-dependent oxidoreductase produces the protein MSARFIGMIQPHEVSETFTKKGPAVDPAYVRAFAQAHEYAGFDRILVPASGSAPDTLLTVSYAAAATQKIQFLLAHRPGFVAPTLAARQLATLDHYTGGRVAVHIISGGSDEDQQRDGDFLSHDERYARTDEYLQLLRRVWTEDEPFDHHGHYYQAKAVWSEVKPLQQPHIPIYFGGASAPALEVAGRHADLYALWGESLAQASDLVQRVRAAAAQHQRELDFSISFRPILGATEGEAWDRAQHILETTRRIRSEQSYARGGPQQSEGARRLLADAAHGDRVDERLWTAIARETGGRSNTTSLVGTAEQVADALLKYYDLGIHTFLIRGFDPLPDVLSYGRELLPLVQDKLARRKRSSVAVHASQPAQHALAA, from the coding sequence ATGAGCGCACGATTCATAGGCATGATTCAGCCACACGAAGTCTCAGAAACCTTTACAAAAAAAGGACCGGCAGTAGACCCCGCCTATGTGCGTGCATTTGCTCAGGCACATGAATATGCAGGGTTTGATCGGATTCTGGTGCCCGCCAGTGGAAGTGCTCCAGATACTTTGCTGACGGTGAGTTATGCCGCTGCAGCCACCCAGAAGATTCAGTTTTTGCTGGCGCACAGGCCAGGCTTTGTAGCGCCAACATTGGCAGCCCGGCAACTGGCTACGCTGGATCACTACACGGGCGGTCGCGTGGCGGTTCATATCATTTCTGGTGGCTCGGACGAAGACCAGCAGCGCGACGGCGATTTTTTGAGTCATGACGAGCGCTATGCCCGTACAGACGAGTATTTGCAGTTGCTGCGACGTGTCTGGACCGAAGATGAGCCCTTCGACCACCACGGGCACTACTACCAGGCCAAAGCGGTATGGTCTGAAGTCAAACCACTGCAGCAACCGCACATTCCCATTTATTTCGGTGGTGCTTCCGCTCCGGCGCTGGAGGTGGCTGGCCGCCATGCCGATCTGTATGCGCTGTGGGGTGAGTCGCTGGCTCAGGCTTCGGATCTGGTGCAGCGTGTGCGGGCTGCGGCTGCGCAGCACCAGAGAGAGCTTGATTTCAGCATCTCTTTCAGACCGATTCTGGGCGCCACAGAAGGCGAAGCCTGGGATCGAGCGCAGCACATTCTGGAAACAACAAGACGTATCCGATCAGAGCAAAGTTATGCGCGTGGAGGTCCGCAGCAAAGCGAAGGTGCACGCCGTCTGCTGGCCGATGCGGCCCATGGTGACCGCGTCGACGAACGTCTGTGGACTGCTATTGCCCGTGAAACAGGGGGGCGCTCGAACACCACATCGCTGGTGGGCACTGCTGAACAGGTGGCAGATGCATTGCTCAAGTACTACGACCTTGGTATTCACACTTTTCTGATTCGCGGTTTTGACCCCTTACCCGATGTGCTGAGCTATGGGCGCGAGCTGCTGCCGCTGGTTCAGGACAAGCTTGCAAGGCGCAAGCGCAGCTCTGTGGCTGTTCACGCTTCACAGCCCGCCCAGCACGCGCTGGCCGCCTGA
- a CDS encoding ABC transporter permease produces MSAVNISNVLRQVAPPQGASNLSWRSRHVSQSIWKTGLLAAASWGVLAAITLYWPNTVVGFSDWAYTTEFGWLAVAVAAGLFLLALLPLAGVQLAARIKALGPWLVVLGAALAVWEVLTAKLAQLPTPFFAPPQSLIEVFATDAGKLFDSTANSLLLLAAGIGFGALTGFLVGVWIGWSRQASYWIHPVLRVLGPIPTTALLPVSFFFFPSSWSTAVFLIALGTGFPVAVLTWSGVSGVNKNFYDVARTMGASPWFLILRVAVPAALPQVFVGLFMGLGAAFSTLVAAEMLGVKSGLGWYLTWAQGWAAYPNMYGALIVMALLFSGLISLLFLVRDRVLRWQRGVVKW; encoded by the coding sequence ATGAGTGCAGTCAATATCTCGAATGTGCTGAGGCAAGTCGCTCCACCACAAGGCGCGAGCAACCTGTCATGGCGTTCAAGACATGTGAGTCAGTCGATCTGGAAAACAGGGCTGCTTGCCGCGGCTTCCTGGGGAGTGCTTGCGGCAATCACCTTGTATTGGCCGAATACGGTTGTAGGGTTCAGCGACTGGGCGTACACGACGGAGTTTGGGTGGCTGGCGGTTGCTGTGGCAGCGGGGCTTTTTCTGCTGGCGTTGCTACCTTTGGCAGGTGTGCAACTGGCCGCACGGATCAAGGCACTGGGCCCGTGGCTTGTGGTGTTGGGCGCGGCGCTTGCTGTCTGGGAGGTTCTGACTGCCAAGCTTGCGCAACTGCCAACGCCATTCTTTGCCCCGCCACAGAGCCTGATTGAAGTCTTTGCGACGGACGCAGGCAAGTTGTTCGACAGCACGGCCAACTCTTTGCTGCTGCTGGCAGCGGGTATTGGTTTCGGTGCGCTGACGGGCTTTCTGGTTGGTGTATGGATTGGCTGGTCGCGCCAAGCCAGCTACTGGATTCACCCTGTGCTGCGGGTGCTGGGGCCCATTCCCACTACGGCCTTGCTGCCGGTATCGTTTTTCTTTTTTCCTTCGAGTTGGTCAACGGCGGTGTTCCTGATTGCACTGGGTACGGGCTTTCCTGTGGCGGTGCTGACATGGTCCGGAGTATCGGGTGTCAACAAGAACTTCTACGACGTGGCCCGAACCATGGGGGCATCTCCTTGGTTTCTGATTTTGCGTGTGGCAGTTCCAGCTGCCTTGCCGCAGGTTTTTGTGGGACTTTTCATGGGGTTGGGCGCAGCATTTTCTACGCTGGTTGCTGCCGAGATGCTGGGCGTGAAGTCCGGTCTGGGCTGGTATCTGACATGGGCGCAGGGCTGGGCCGCCTATCCCAATATGTATGGCGCGTTGATTGTGATGGCGCTGCTGTTTTCCGGGCTTATCAGCTTGCTGTTTTTGGTGCGTGACCGTGTGCTGCGCTGGCAAAGGGGAGTGGTGAAATGGTAG
- a CDS encoding D-isomer specific 2-hydroxyacid dehydrogenase family protein, whose protein sequence is MTASARKVTVLNQLGHDVLSSLRGVKVLDAGRDRAWERMQEADVLLTAPRSGWHGAPREKPPGWPGQLRWIHLASVGMDYFPRWLFDDVQVSCSRGVAAGPIADYVLSALLEQSLGLNARQVKNASDWGRESARVFSQPMAVLRNQRLGIVGYGAIGKAVAHRAKAFGMQVQALRRTQQLSPSHADDGTEYASSLQALLGSSDHVVLALPLTEASRHLLNADAFAHCKPGMHLVNVARGGLVKQEALRQALDSGLLAAATLDVTEPEPLPEKHWLYSHPKIRLTPHISWAAGDVQARIGSKFAENLQRYRNALPLLDLVDLSRGY, encoded by the coding sequence ATGACCGCGTCTGCTCGAAAAGTCACAGTGCTCAACCAGCTGGGGCACGACGTACTGTCCTCCTTGCGGGGGGTGAAGGTTCTGGATGCAGGCAGAGACAGGGCGTGGGAGCGTATGCAGGAGGCGGATGTGCTGCTCACTGCTCCACGAAGTGGCTGGCATGGTGCACCTCGCGAGAAGCCACCTGGCTGGCCGGGCCAGCTGCGCTGGATTCATCTGGCTTCGGTAGGCATGGATTATTTTCCCCGATGGCTGTTTGACGATGTGCAGGTCAGTTGCTCACGTGGAGTCGCTGCTGGCCCTATTGCCGATTACGTGCTGTCAGCCCTGCTGGAGCAGTCTCTGGGCCTGAATGCCAGACAGGTGAAGAACGCGTCTGATTGGGGGCGAGAGTCTGCCAGAGTTTTTTCTCAACCCATGGCTGTGCTGCGCAACCAGCGGCTGGGCATTGTGGGCTATGGAGCCATAGGCAAGGCTGTAGCGCATCGCGCCAAGGCTTTTGGCATGCAGGTGCAGGCCCTGCGCAGAACACAGCAACTATCGCCGTCCCATGCGGACGATGGAACTGAATACGCCAGTAGCCTGCAGGCTCTGCTGGGCAGCAGCGATCATGTTGTGCTGGCCTTGCCACTGACGGAGGCGAGCAGGCATTTGCTCAATGCGGATGCCTTCGCGCATTGCAAGCCGGGAATGCATCTTGTAAATGTGGCGCGTGGCGGCTTGGTGAAGCAGGAGGCGTTGCGGCAGGCGCTGGATTCCGGCCTGCTTGCTGCGGCGACTCTGGATGTGACCGAGCCGGAGCCACTGCCCGAAAAACACTGGCTGTACAGTCACCCCAAAATCAGGCTGACACCGCATATTTCCTGGGCTGCGGGTGATGTGCAGGCAAGAATAGGATCCAAGTTTGCTGAAAATCTGCAGCGCTATCGCAATGCGCTGCCGCTGCTGGATCTGGTGGATCTGAGCCGTGGCTATTGA
- a CDS encoding cysteine dioxygenase translates to MSTHHNPARLRRFLAQLTQLVQDETEEAPLLQRGTSLLQELVRHDDWLPENYAQPSPERYQQYLLYADPQNRFSVVSFVWGPGQTTPVHNHTVWGLIGMLRGSEQSQAFTRDASTHWQRSGPAHVLQPGDVEAVSPSIGDVHQVSNALADQTSISIHVYGANIGAVRRSVFNEDGREVQFISGYSNDTLPNLWDLSRETPSHPATFH, encoded by the coding sequence ATGAGTACCCACCACAACCCGGCCAGACTGCGCCGCTTTCTTGCGCAGCTGACACAACTGGTTCAGGACGAAACCGAAGAAGCACCACTGCTGCAGCGCGGCACATCACTGCTGCAAGAGCTGGTGCGCCATGACGACTGGCTGCCCGAGAACTATGCCCAGCCATCGCCAGAGCGCTACCAGCAATACCTGCTTTATGCAGATCCTCAAAATCGTTTCTCTGTCGTGAGCTTCGTCTGGGGGCCAGGGCAAACAACACCTGTTCACAACCACACGGTATGGGGACTGATCGGCATGCTGCGCGGGTCTGAGCAATCACAGGCCTTTACGCGTGATGCCTCCACACACTGGCAACGCAGCGGCCCAGCTCATGTACTCCAGCCCGGCGATGTGGAAGCTGTCTCACCCTCTATTGGGGATGTGCATCAGGTCAGCAATGCGCTGGCAGATCAGACCTCCATCAGCATCCATGTGTATGGAGCCAATATCGGCGCTGTGCGGCGCTCCGTCTTCAATGAAGATGGCCGCGAAGTGCAGTTCATCTCCGGCTACAGCAACGACACATTGCCCAACCTCTGGGATCTGTCTCGCGAAACTCCAT
- a CDS encoding c-type cytochrome — translation MFHHSAVPLTAHSVVRGQQLYQTHCLECHGPQGDGDGALAQLQPVWPPTLNRSLLWKRFEGELFWSVRHGMHDRYGRITMPAADAHLSDEEIWDVLHFVRAQSAGQSLQREGLWPFPVRMPASSVVCGHQQRRSDHWRGQTVRVVFPGTEALHEDPRLVTISIGAADGIDCSSTDADTRSLLSILTGQQVHELAGYQWLVDRQGWLRALSRPGSGGWSEDDLVCRTNAAQVELGQPPSQDGLQAVIRRMDAEPVRAVIAGFAH, via the coding sequence GTGTTTCATCACAGTGCGGTGCCGCTGACTGCACATAGCGTGGTGCGTGGTCAGCAGTTGTACCAGACGCATTGCCTGGAATGTCATGGGCCTCAAGGTGACGGCGATGGAGCGCTGGCGCAACTGCAGCCGGTGTGGCCGCCAACATTGAATCGGTCACTTCTGTGGAAGCGCTTCGAAGGTGAACTGTTCTGGAGCGTGCGCCACGGCATGCACGACAGGTATGGGCGGATCACCATGCCTGCTGCGGATGCGCATCTCAGCGATGAAGAAATCTGGGATGTGCTGCACTTTGTTCGCGCACAGTCAGCGGGGCAGTCACTTCAGCGCGAAGGACTGTGGCCTTTTCCTGTGCGCATGCCTGCATCCTCTGTTGTTTGTGGTCATCAGCAGCGCAGGTCGGACCATTGGCGTGGGCAAACTGTGAGAGTGGTGTTCCCGGGGACGGAGGCTTTGCACGAGGATCCTCGTTTGGTGACGATCTCCATCGGAGCAGCGGATGGTATTGATTGCAGCAGTACGGATGCTGATACGCGCAGCTTGCTGTCGATATTGACGGGCCAGCAGGTGCACGAGCTGGCGGGCTATCAGTGGCTGGTGGATCGGCAAGGCTGGTTACGGGCGTTGTCCAGACCTGGCAGTGGTGGCTGGAGTGAGGATGACCTGGTGTGCCGCACTAATGCTGCGCAAGTGGAGCTGGGCCAGCCACCGTCGCAGGATGGCTTGCAGGCGGTGATTCGGCGCATGGATGCAGAACCTGTGCGTGCCGTGATCGCCGGCTTTGCGCATTGA
- a CDS encoding ABC transporter substrate-binding protein, whose translation MQRRQFTGLLGSVLAGVSLSEAVQAQTHRVELRAGDQKGGLKALLDAAGESKGLPYDIKWSEFPAAAPLAEALNARAIDFGVIGDAPLLFSLAAGSQVKAFSAQRSDAYGTAILVRPDSAFKSIADLKGKSIATNRGSIGHFVVLKALDAAGLPLDSVQIKFIPPADAKLALTQGAVDAWATWEPYTALAETSQHARVLVSGRGLWSGLSFLAATDVALKEKREALQDFRLRVARAQVWSYRNANAYGQSLAKIIGIPVAAAKLQFERRAMRWQNIDAQVIADQQRTADFYVKAGLLKQRLEVQSTFDTGFKPLA comes from the coding sequence ATGCAAAGAAGGCAATTCACCGGACTACTGGGCTCCGTGCTGGCAGGAGTCAGTCTGTCTGAGGCAGTGCAGGCACAGACGCATCGTGTAGAACTGCGTGCCGGTGATCAAAAGGGTGGGCTCAAGGCCTTGCTGGATGCTGCGGGGGAAAGCAAGGGTCTGCCATATGACATCAAATGGAGTGAATTCCCGGCGGCGGCACCCTTGGCGGAAGCTCTCAATGCCAGGGCCATAGATTTTGGCGTGATTGGCGATGCGCCGCTGCTGTTCAGCCTGGCTGCGGGCAGTCAGGTCAAGGCCTTTTCCGCGCAGCGCTCTGATGCCTATGGCACGGCCATTCTGGTTCGACCAGATTCGGCATTCAAATCCATCGCTGATCTCAAGGGTAAAAGCATTGCCACCAATCGCGGCTCCATAGGCCATTTTGTGGTGCTCAAGGCCTTGGATGCAGCAGGTCTTCCTCTGGATTCGGTGCAAATAAAGTTCATTCCACCGGCCGATGCCAAACTGGCTCTGACTCAGGGGGCAGTCGATGCGTGGGCAACATGGGAGCCTTATACGGCGCTGGCGGAAACCAGTCAGCATGCACGCGTTCTGGTGAGCGGACGCGGACTCTGGAGCGGATTGAGCTTTCTTGCAGCCACGGATGTGGCACTGAAAGAAAAGCGTGAAGCCTTGCAGGATTTCAGATTGAGAGTGGCAAGAGCGCAGGTCTGGTCTTATCGCAATGCGAACGCTTATGGGCAGTCGCTTGCCAAAATCATCGGTATTCCTGTCGCAGCGGCCAAGTTGCAATTTGAACGCCGGGCCATGCGATGGCAAAACATTGATGCGCAGGTTATTGCCGACCAGCAGCGCACTGCCGATTTTTATGTCAAGGCAGGCTTGCTCAAGCAAAGGCTTGAGGTGCAGTCCACCTTTGATACCGGATTCAAGCCCCTGGCATAA
- a CDS encoding class II aldolase/adducin family protein: MSTVIALQELATGQQLNLNPHPRRQDWFEGPLPQRSLLQERQHRREQLAIAFRLFARHGLHIGMAGHITARDPEWSDHFWVNPLGINFSQIKVSDLLLVNSAGEIVVGKGPLNRAAFAIHAALHEARPDVVAAAHTHSTYGKAWSTLGRLLDPLTQDACSFYEDHALFEDYSGVVLETDEGERIAQVLGQRKAVILKNHGILTAGPSIEAAAWWYIALENVCHTQLLAEAAGTPQPISHEVAVRTHAQIGGPGGAFHTFRDLAAVIVRDEAEVLQ, from the coding sequence ATGTCTACTGTGATTGCCTTGCAGGAGCTGGCGACTGGCCAGCAGCTCAACCTTAATCCACACCCCAGACGCCAGGACTGGTTTGAAGGCCCTCTACCCCAGCGCAGCTTGTTGCAGGAGCGGCAACACCGCCGTGAGCAGCTCGCCATCGCATTCAGGCTGTTTGCCCGCCACGGGCTGCATATCGGCATGGCTGGCCACATTACGGCACGTGACCCTGAGTGGAGCGACCATTTCTGGGTGAATCCACTGGGTATCAATTTTTCCCAGATCAAGGTGTCTGACCTGCTTTTGGTCAATTCGGCCGGCGAGATCGTGGTGGGCAAAGGGCCGCTCAATCGTGCAGCGTTTGCGATTCATGCCGCGCTGCATGAGGCCAGACCCGATGTGGTTGCTGCTGCTCATACGCATTCCACTTATGGCAAGGCCTGGTCCACACTGGGGCGCTTGCTTGACCCGCTGACGCAGGATGCCTGCTCTTTCTATGAGGACCACGCGCTGTTCGAGGATTACTCAGGCGTGGTGCTTGAAACCGATGAAGGTGAGCGCATTGCACAGGTACTGGGCCAGCGAAAGGCCGTGATTTTGAAAAATCACGGAATCCTGACGGCGGGCCCCTCTATCGAAGCGGCAGCCTGGTGGTATATCGCGCTGGAAAATGTCTGCCATACACAGTTGCTGGCAGAGGCCGCCGGTACACCTCAGCCCATTTCGCATGAGGTTGCAGTGCGCACGCATGCACAGATTGGTGGCCCGGGTGGGGCATTTCATACTTTCCGCGACCTGGCTGCTGTGATCGTGCGAGATGAAGCAGAGGTGTTGCAATGA
- a CDS encoding ABC transporter substrate-binding protein, giving the protein MAGIGGRQVLAAPPVRNLKLAWNTNAVCLSPAPVAVQRGIFEKHGLNVELVNFSGSTDQLLEAIATGKADAGVGMIHRWLKPLESGFDVKLVGSSHGGCVRLVGYKPAGATSLQALKGKTIAVSDLNSPGKNFFSIMMLKAGLDPEKDVSWRQFPGDMLGVAVEKGEAHAIADGDPNLAIIERRTKGLVELATNLSGEYATKTCCVVGVTGKLVRNEKPVAAALARAINEASDFVANYPAETARIYSAYSKVSEADLRAVLATLTHKHHPQGQALRQEIEFYARDFKLVGVLKPGTDPARFAAHVHADVLT; this is encoded by the coding sequence ATGGCAGGAATCGGAGGCAGGCAGGTGCTGGCTGCACCACCTGTGCGCAATTTGAAGCTGGCCTGGAACACCAATGCAGTCTGCCTTTCACCAGCGCCTGTGGCAGTGCAGCGCGGCATTTTTGAGAAGCATGGTCTGAATGTGGAGCTGGTCAATTTCAGTGGCTCCACAGACCAGTTGCTGGAGGCTATTGCCACAGGCAAGGCGGACGCGGGCGTGGGCATGATTCACCGTTGGCTGAAGCCACTGGAGTCGGGGTTTGACGTCAAACTGGTGGGTAGCAGCCATGGCGGCTGTGTGCGTCTGGTGGGCTATAAGCCTGCAGGTGCTACGTCACTGCAGGCTCTCAAAGGCAAGACGATTGCCGTGTCGGATCTCAACAGTCCGGGTAAGAATTTCTTCTCGATCATGATGCTCAAGGCAGGGCTGGACCCTGAGAAAGATGTGAGCTGGAGGCAGTTTCCTGGCGATATGCTGGGGGTGGCTGTGGAGAAAGGTGAGGCCCACGCAATTGCCGATGGAGACCCCAATCTCGCCATCATCGAGCGACGCACCAAGGGGCTGGTTGAGCTGGCCACCAATCTGAGTGGCGAGTACGCGACCAAGACCTGCTGTGTGGTGGGTGTAACTGGCAAGCTTGTGCGCAACGAAAAACCAGTGGCTGCCGCATTGGCCAGGGCGATCAATGAGGCCTCTGATTTTGTTGCGAACTACCCCGCTGAAACCGCACGCATTTACAGCGCCTATTCCAAGGTGTCAGAGGCTGATTTGCGAGCTGTGCTGGCAACGCTGACGCACAAGCATCACCCTCAGGGACAGGCCTTGCGGCAGGAAATTGAGTTCTACGCCCGCGACTTCAAGCTGGTTGGCGTGCTCAAGCCTGGGACGGACCCTGCCAGATTTGCTGCCCATGTCCATGCAGATGTTCTGACTTGA